From Girardinichthys multiradiatus isolate DD_20200921_A chromosome 3, DD_fGirMul_XY1, whole genome shotgun sequence, the proteins below share one genomic window:
- the LOC124865826 gene encoding hairy/enhancer-of-split related with YRPW motif protein 1-like: MKRSLNYSSSDSELDDNVEVEKDSGDENGQADSPGSMSPTTTTQVQARKRRRGIIEKRRRDRINNSLSELRRLVPSAFEKQGSAKLEKAEILQMTVDHLKMLHASGGKGYFEAHALAKDYRSLGFRECLAETARYLSIVEGRDSADSLRVRLVSHLSNCASQREVHTGLEHLAWGSAYGTAPSTLPHHLLLQHPHGRTPAPRTNSSPLSSCSSSSSSSSSSSSEVSRTSRLGMLSQTESLSVPPNGSLPLSLPVPTSKLSAPLISSLSSLSTFPLSFGAFPLISPTAVSTMSPSSTMSKPYRPWGMEIGAF; this comes from the exons ATGAAGCGAAGCCTCAACTACAGCTCATCAGACAGCGAGCTGGACGACAACGTGGAAGTGGAGAAGGATAGTGGAGACGAAAATGG TCAAGCTGACTCTCCAGGATCCATGTCACCCACCACCACCACGCAAGTTCAAGCAAGGAAAAGGCGCAGAGGG atcaTAGAGAAAAGAAGACGTGACCGAATCAATAATAGCCTGTCGGAGCTTAGAAGACTGGTGCCAAGTGCTTTTGAGAAGCAG GGATCAGCTAAATTGGAAAAAGCTGAAATTTTGCAAATGACAGTGGACCATCTGAAGATGCTCCATGCATCTGGAGGGAAAG GCTACTTTGAGGCTCACGCTCTTGCTAAGGATTACCGCAGCTTGGGCTTCAGGGAGTGCCTGGCAGAGACGGCCCGTTACCTGAGCATTGTCGAGGGCCGGGATAGTGCAGACTCCCTGCGGGTGCGGTTGGTGTCCCACCTCAGCAACTGCGCCTCTCAGAGGGAGGTGCACACTGGACTGGAACATTTGGCCTGGGGCTCGGCCTATGGGACAGCCCCTTCAACTCTCCCCCACCATCTTCTTCTACAGCACCCTCACGGCAGAACACCAGCACCCAGAACAAATAGCAGCCCACTCTCTTCTTGCTCCTCAtcgtcctcttcttcatcctcttcatccAGCGAGGTTTCCAGAACATCCAGGCTCGGCATGCTGTCCCAAACAGAGTCTCTCAGTGTGCCTCCTAATGGCTCCCTACCCCTCAGTCTACCTGTGCCAACATCTAAGCTCTCCGCACCTCTCATCTCATCTCTCTCTTCGCTTTCCACATTCCCTCTTTCTTTTGGGGCCTTTCCTCTCATCTCCCCAACGGCCGTCAGTACAATGAGTCCCTCCTCCACCATGTCAAAGCCTTACAGGCCTTGGGGCATGGAGATTGGGGCATTCTGA
- the stmn2a gene encoding stathmin-2a isoform X2: MAKTVTAYKEKMKELSVLSLICSCFYPETRNKLVCEFEDMEVKPIDKRASGQAFEVILKPQSPVSDLAHNLPSPPKRDLSLEDIEKKLEAAEERRKYQESQVLKVLAEKREHERDVLLKAMEENSNFSKMAEEKLQMKMEQIKENREAHLAAMMERLLEKEKHAATVRRNKELLREEQLA; this comes from the exons CATACAAAGAGAAGATGAAGGAGTTGTCTGTCCTCTCCCTCATCTGTTCCTGTTTCTACCCAGAGACTCGCAACAAGCTTGTTTGTGAGTTCGAAG ACATGGAGGTTAAACCTATAGACAAGCGGGCCTCGGGGCAAGCCTTTGAGGTAATTCTCAAGCCCCAGTCTCCGGTGTCAGACTTAGCCCACAACCTCCCCTCTCCCCCAAAGAGGGATCTCTCCTTGGAGGATATCGAGAAGAAACTAGAGGCAGCTGAAGAGCGAAGGAAG TACCAAGAGTCTCAGGTGCTGAAGGTTTTGGCTGAAAAGCGGGAGCATGAGAGGGACGTGTTGCTAAAGGCCATGGAGGAGAACAGCAACTTCAGCAAGATGGCCGAGGAGAAGCTTCAGATGAAGATGGAGCAGATTAAGGAGAACCGCGAGGCCCACCTGGCAGCCATGATGGAGCGCCTACTGGAGAAG GAGAAGCATGCTGCCACAGTGCGCAGGAACAAGGAGCTGCTGAGGGAAGAGCAGCTAGCATGA
- the stmn2a gene encoding stathmin-2a isoform X1, giving the protein MAKTVTAYKEKMKELSVLSLICSCFYPETRNKLVCEFEGMDMEVKPIDKRASGQAFEVILKPQSPVSDLAHNLPSPPKRDLSLEDIEKKLEAAEERRKYQESQVLKVLAEKREHERDVLLKAMEENSNFSKMAEEKLQMKMEQIKENREAHLAAMMERLLEKEKHAATVRRNKELLREEQLA; this is encoded by the exons CATACAAAGAGAAGATGAAGGAGTTGTCTGTCCTCTCCCTCATCTGTTCCTGTTTCTACCCAGAGACTCGCAACAAGCTTGTTTGTGAGTTCGAAGGTATGG ACATGGAGGTTAAACCTATAGACAAGCGGGCCTCGGGGCAAGCCTTTGAGGTAATTCTCAAGCCCCAGTCTCCGGTGTCAGACTTAGCCCACAACCTCCCCTCTCCCCCAAAGAGGGATCTCTCCTTGGAGGATATCGAGAAGAAACTAGAGGCAGCTGAAGAGCGAAGGAAG TACCAAGAGTCTCAGGTGCTGAAGGTTTTGGCTGAAAAGCGGGAGCATGAGAGGGACGTGTTGCTAAAGGCCATGGAGGAGAACAGCAACTTCAGCAAGATGGCCGAGGAGAAGCTTCAGATGAAGATGGAGCAGATTAAGGAGAACCGCGAGGCCCACCTGGCAGCCATGATGGAGCGCCTACTGGAGAAG GAGAAGCATGCTGCCACAGTGCGCAGGAACAAGGAGCTGCTGAGGGAAGAGCAGCTAGCATGA